One window of Candidatus Mycobacterium wuenschmannii genomic DNA carries:
- a CDS encoding alpha/beta hydrolase, with translation MTAPSKVSGSPRTPVRARDVLRARRFPLTDGKPVEVIESGPSLPGMVAALACKLTIRPALGVVSYIPFVPFPFGIIDFACRALLPGPGTVRKTVELPHCNAQLVRAPGVLPADGKRRVVLYLHGGAFLTCGVNSHGRIVNALSKFADAPILVVNYRLIPKHSVGQALDDCHDAYRWLRLRGYEPDQIVVAGDSAGGYLALALAQRLQQAHEDIAALVAISPLLQLAKEPKQTHPNIKTDAMFPAKAFDALFTLVAKAARKHVVDGKPEKLYEPLDHVEPGLPRTLIHVSGSEVLLNDARLAANALAQAGVPTEVRVWPGQIHDFQLAAPVIPEAQRSLRQIGEYIREATG, from the coding sequence ATGACCGCACCGAGCAAGGTCTCAGGCTCGCCCCGGACCCCCGTTCGTGCCCGTGACGTGTTGCGGGCCCGGAGGTTTCCCCTCACCGACGGCAAACCCGTCGAAGTAATCGAGAGTGGGCCCAGTCTCCCCGGCATGGTGGCCGCCCTGGCCTGCAAGCTGACCATCCGTCCGGCCCTGGGTGTGGTCAGTTACATCCCGTTCGTGCCGTTCCCGTTCGGCATCATCGACTTCGCCTGCCGGGCGTTACTGCCCGGACCGGGAACCGTCCGGAAAACCGTTGAGTTGCCGCACTGCAACGCGCAGCTGGTGCGCGCCCCCGGGGTGCTGCCGGCCGACGGCAAACGGCGCGTGGTGCTGTATCTGCACGGCGGTGCGTTCCTGACGTGTGGGGTCAACTCGCACGGCCGAATTGTCAACGCGCTCTCCAAGTTTGCCGATGCGCCGATCCTGGTGGTCAATTACCGGCTGATCCCGAAGCACTCCGTCGGGCAGGCGCTCGACGACTGTCACGACGCCTACCGGTGGCTTCGGCTGCGCGGATACGAGCCGGACCAGATCGTGGTGGCCGGCGACTCCGCCGGTGGATACCTGGCTCTTGCCCTGGCGCAACGACTTCAGCAGGCGCACGAGGACATCGCGGCGCTGGTGGCGATATCGCCGCTGCTGCAGCTGGCCAAGGAGCCCAAGCAGACGCACCCGAACATCAAGACCGATGCGATGTTCCCCGCCAAGGCCTTTGACGCGTTGTTCACCTTGGTGGCCAAGGCGGCCCGCAAGCATGTCGTCGACGGCAAGCCCGAAAAGCTGTACGAGCCGCTGGATCACGTCGAACCCGGACTGCCGCGGACCCTGATCCACGTGTCCGGCTCCGAGGTGCTGTTGAACGACGCCCGGCTGGCCGCCAACGCACTCGCCCAGGCCGGCGTGCCGACCGAGGTGCGGGTCTGGCCCGGCCAGATTCACGACTTCCAACTGGCTGCGCCGGTCATCCCCGAGGCCCAGCGGTCGCTGCGGCAGATCGGCGAGTACATCCGCGAGGCAACCGGCTAG
- a CDS encoding SGNH/GDSL hydrolase family protein yields the protein MVALAAAGALASTGTAYVGARNLLIGQAAKARSVIPKSWDVPPRADGVYSPGGGPVDRWQRGMDFDLHLMIFGDSTATGYGCRSADEVPGVLIARGLAEQSGKRIRLSTKAIVGATSKGLSGQVDAMFVAGPPPDAAVILIGANDVTALNGIGASARRLGAAVRRLCASGAEVVVATCPDFGVVKAIPQPLRWTVRTLGLRLARAQSGAVRSAGGVPVPLASLVNDQFKHSSHLMLSDDQFHPSAAGYALAASQLLPALCHALGDWAGAPVPALPSATATEAGPGYSMLRLLSRLWRRPTTGVPAPIVAPASG from the coding sequence ATGGTCGCGCTGGCCGCAGCGGGTGCGCTGGCTTCAACCGGCACCGCCTATGTGGGGGCGCGCAATCTGCTGATCGGGCAGGCGGCGAAGGCGCGCAGCGTCATCCCCAAATCCTGGGACGTCCCGCCCCGCGCCGATGGTGTGTACTCCCCCGGCGGCGGCCCTGTCGACCGCTGGCAGCGCGGCATGGATTTCGACCTGCATCTGATGATCTTCGGCGACTCCACCGCGACCGGGTATGGCTGTCGCAGCGCCGACGAAGTGCCCGGCGTCTTGATTGCCCGCGGGCTGGCCGAACAGAGCGGCAAGCGAATCCGGTTGAGCACCAAGGCAATTGTCGGTGCCACCTCCAAGGGTTTGTCCGGACAAGTCGACGCGATGTTCGTGGCCGGGCCACCCCCCGACGCCGCGGTGATCCTGATCGGCGCCAACGACGTCACCGCGCTCAACGGCATCGGCGCCTCCGCCCGACGGCTCGGTGCCGCCGTCCGCCGACTGTGCGCCAGCGGCGCCGAGGTCGTGGTCGCTACCTGCCCGGATTTCGGTGTGGTCAAGGCGATTCCGCAACCGCTGCGCTGGACGGTGCGCACCCTCGGCCTGCGGCTGGCCCGCGCTCAGTCCGGCGCGGTGCGGTCCGCCGGCGGCGTGCCGGTGCCGCTGGCGTCGCTGGTCAACGACCAGTTCAAGCATTCGTCGCACTTGATGCTGTCCGACGACCAGTTCCACCCCTCGGCCGCGGGCTACGCCCTGGCGGCCAGCCAGCTGCTGCCGGCGCTGTGCCACGCGCTGGGAGACTGGGCCGGCGCCCCGGTGCCCGCACTGCCGTCGGCGACGGCCACCGAAGCCGGCCCCGGCTACTCGATGCTCCGGCTGCTGTCGCGGCTGTGGCGGCGGCCGACCACCGGCGTGCCCGCGCCGATCGTCGCTCCCGCCTCCGGCTAG
- a CDS encoding acetyl-CoA C-acetyltransferase produces MPEAVIVSTARSPIGRAMKGSLVNMRPDDLAAQMVRAALDKVPGLNPHQIDDLILGCGQPAGEAGYNLARAVAVELGYDFLPGTTVNRYCSSSLQTTRMAFHAIKAGEGDAFISAGVETVSRFVKGSSDSWPDTKNPLFDEAQERSVAAAAGADEWHDPRTDGHIPDVYIAMGQTAENVALLTGVSREDQDHWGVRSQNRAEEAIKSGFFDREIVPVTLPDGSTVSKDDGPRAGTTYEKISELKPVFRPNGTVTAGNACPLNDGAAAVVITSDTKAKELGLKPLARIVATGVSGLSPEIMGLGPIEASKQALARAGMSVKDIDLFEINEAFAVQVLGSARELGIDEDKLNVSGGAIALGHPFGMTGARITTTLLNNLETYDKQYGLETMCVGGGQGMALIIERLN; encoded by the coding sequence ATGCCGGAAGCCGTCATTGTCTCAACTGCCCGCTCGCCCATCGGGCGCGCGATGAAGGGGTCGCTGGTCAACATGCGGCCCGACGACCTGGCCGCGCAGATGGTGCGCGCCGCCCTGGACAAGGTGCCGGGGCTCAACCCGCACCAGATCGACGACCTGATCCTGGGCTGCGGTCAGCCGGCCGGCGAGGCCGGTTACAACCTGGCCCGCGCGGTCGCCGTCGAACTGGGCTACGACTTCCTGCCCGGCACCACCGTCAACCGGTACTGCTCGTCGTCGCTGCAGACCACCCGGATGGCCTTCCACGCGATCAAGGCCGGGGAGGGCGACGCGTTCATCTCCGCCGGCGTCGAGACCGTGTCGCGGTTCGTCAAGGGCAGCTCCGACTCGTGGCCGGACACCAAGAACCCGCTGTTCGACGAGGCGCAAGAGCGTTCGGTCGCGGCGGCCGCCGGTGCCGACGAGTGGCATGACCCCCGCACCGACGGCCACATCCCGGACGTCTACATCGCGATGGGCCAGACCGCGGAGAACGTCGCGCTGCTGACCGGCGTCAGCCGCGAGGACCAGGACCACTGGGGTGTGCGCAGCCAGAACCGCGCCGAGGAGGCCATCAAGAGCGGCTTCTTCGACCGCGAGATCGTCCCCGTGACGCTGCCCGACGGCAGCACGGTCAGCAAGGATGACGGCCCGCGGGCCGGCACCACCTACGAGAAGATCAGCGAGCTCAAGCCGGTCTTCCGGCCCAACGGCACGGTCACCGCGGGTAACGCCTGCCCCCTGAACGACGGCGCCGCCGCGGTGGTCATCACCAGCGACACCAAGGCCAAGGAGCTTGGCCTCAAGCCGCTGGCCCGCATCGTCGCCACCGGCGTCAGCGGCCTGTCGCCGGAGATCATGGGACTGGGGCCGATCGAGGCGAGCAAGCAGGCGCTGGCCCGGGCCGGCATGTCGGTCAAGGACATCGACCTGTTCGAAATCAACGAGGCGTTCGCCGTCCAGGTACTCGGCTCGGCTCGCGAGTTGGGTATCGATGAGGACAAGCTGAACGTGTCCGGCGGCGCGATCGCCCTGGGCCACCCGTTCGGCATGACCGGCGCGCGCATCACCACCACGCTGCTGAACAACCTGGAGACCTACGACAAGCAGTACGGCCTGGAGACCATGTGCGTCGGTGGCGGCCAGGGCATGGCGCTGATCATCGAGCGGCTGAACTAG
- a CDS encoding DUF559 domain-containing protein, with the protein MDQGRGPFIGSEALAAGDLSRYELRRYYRALLPGVYLDKRVSPTLQERTTAAWLWSRRQGVVAGSAAAAIHGSKWVDDGVLVELIWRNARAPRGVLTRHDRLCDNEFECRDGLLVTTPERTAFDIGRRESLGRAVASLDALAAATDFKVRDVQELAARHRHTRGLGRLARALDLLDAGAQSPKETWLRLLLISAGFPRPQTQIAVPGADGFPRYFLDMGWEDIKLAVEYDGGQHWTDAWQYEKDVTRQEYLAGIDWTVVRVVSRHRASDVVRRVQRAWDALSLR; encoded by the coding sequence ATGGATCAGGGCAGGGGGCCGTTCATCGGCAGCGAGGCGCTCGCCGCCGGTGACCTGAGTCGGTACGAGCTGCGCCGCTACTACCGCGCGCTGCTGCCCGGGGTCTACCTCGACAAGCGGGTATCGCCAACGCTGCAGGAGCGCACGACGGCCGCCTGGCTGTGGTCGAGGCGGCAGGGAGTGGTCGCCGGTTCGGCCGCCGCCGCGATCCATGGGAGCAAGTGGGTCGACGACGGTGTCCTGGTCGAGTTGATCTGGCGCAACGCCCGAGCGCCGCGAGGGGTCCTGACGCGTCACGATCGTCTGTGTGACAACGAATTCGAATGCCGCGACGGACTGCTCGTCACGACACCGGAACGCACCGCCTTCGACATCGGCCGCCGGGAGAGTCTGGGCCGCGCCGTCGCGTCCCTCGACGCACTGGCCGCGGCGACCGATTTCAAGGTCCGCGATGTCCAGGAGCTGGCCGCGCGTCATCGCCACACGCGCGGTCTCGGTCGACTCGCGAGGGCGCTGGATCTCCTCGACGCGGGAGCCCAGTCGCCGAAGGAGACGTGGCTGCGGTTGTTGTTGATCAGCGCAGGCTTCCCCAGGCCGCAGACCCAGATCGCCGTTCCGGGCGCGGACGGCTTTCCGCGCTACTTCCTCGACATGGGCTGGGAGGACATCAAACTCGCCGTGGAGTACGACGGTGGGCAGCACTGGACCGATGCGTGGCAGTACGAAAAGGACGTGACACGGCAGGAGTACCTGGCAGGCATCGACTGGACCGTCGTCAGGGTGGTGTCACGGCACCGGGCGTCCGACGTCGTCCGCCGGGTCCAACGCGCCTGGGATGCGTTGAGTCTGCGCTGA